One region of Gymnogyps californianus isolate 813 chromosome 28, ASM1813914v2, whole genome shotgun sequence genomic DNA includes:
- the GPR179 gene encoding LOW QUALITY PROTEIN: probable G-protein coupled receptor 179 (The sequence of the model RefSeq protein was modified relative to this genomic sequence to represent the inferred CDS: inserted 5 bases in 4 codons; deleted 2 bases in 1 codon): MGPWRWPLLWCLHAVLIHGTILTGGQRPQERPPRPAGWSPAPSSSWAPTSEPGASGDPEGSAAVLAFLQTGDAQRLARANCSRGVAAGAPGPGXPPGAACRLRAAPEALAHAANFLNMLFQTNDIREASVAEDVEWYQALVRSLAEGHPWVRRAVLALDAHPLAAKPRLMLQATKGDGEILLQDVSAAAPSLGNLSWDNEWFNALRSQQTPLLRKRVLSNDLRSMETPKWQRGDSYVGEPGHVRWSPPFLECRDGRFLPAWVVTLSSAFYGLKPDLSPEFKGVVRVDIELREAAXDQCASGPGWFADTHRCDLNSTQCVPQESRGFVLGRYLCRCKPGFYGVSGAASGAWAGSVAGADGGSRLACRPCRQGCTTCEDDAPCLIQEDRALRAAVLSCQASCMLAVFLSMLVSYHFRQSKRIRASGVILLETILFGSLLLYFPVFILYFKPSIFRCIVLRWVRMLGFAIVYGTITLKLYRVLKVFLSRTAQRVPYVSSGRVLRMLGLILLLVLWFLAAWTIGMLENVDKNIPLVIRTQTARGLHFYICGHDRWDYMMVIAEMLFLLWGSFLCYATRTVPSAFHEPRYMGIALHNELMISAAFHIVRFIMVPSLHPDWTLLLFFAHTHGTITMTLALLFIPKFLHAGSSLREEIAAEVYEDELDMRRSGSCLNSSIASAWSEHSLDPDDIREELKKLYAQLEMHKTRRMAANNPHLPKKRSSRRSLGRSIARRVAELPDAVARQSSGGERVDTPARRGSSAKRLPDAGGASLRMRDDGSRRRAAALHKSRSTEGPAQEPREAHPPLPPREPAPGRKMMVATASEQSDSESLDAAPLVCKSASAQNLAGHGQPPLPLAAPLQKSLSAVTVAREEALLDASRAAPEEWHANRHPSTPSSEHPMGQGPPKEAGKPQSPGAADALPPAGSSPAEGCSQEDMSPLGDGKVQKHVTYVPIKSISVDSSHLPGRVRVAVRRTPPPPPIRYQSLGQHAVPAGDSPEPAEPSPAPRQAGEPEGTPAGTAEEDPGCVSPPAGKGRRLTTASIPAQVCPWELVQEEILSWKQKANEAADSGTLGDTVATPPAXKPSSQKASLRGLGLAIDCSRGKSILKGKREGEGSLGKRGHEREGGSRREKLSLAETSAASLGGIGRDPAAKSPEWSRQRPGSEPTSRPWQGDTVPCQHNNNNASTTWEAAGWGDGRAEGQQDSPALGTGDGEKLAEEPSAPGGMQIVGHQEGAKHPRETPVVAGSGKAQIHPWQGAEAPMAEPGKDAPAAIVRLITPKEGAARPAEGLEGGSGSIHPQDHTEVEQPHAKPIASSPYPSTTGVRRGAAEKPGAEVCPRGALGIPAGRAALLRQEAIASREDRGIPLGEESPAKALEKGGSQPEPLSPGGGQGTERVPPRSRSTEVAPAAIGKAGRAAGGQAEVRPGETPADPSIKTEICPWEESKGEHWGPGRALGKGGSEGDPSHPREEPGMEKPLAKTPELLKVASEKAGSVEGRRAEVCPWEMEEGGRTVRAEICPWEAEGAQPEQERQEGERRRLAKWVKSIRPKSLGLLRAQESGSSLQVPSQPWGSASSEEPPPKPAPKSLELPEVTSRSPASTRASVCPWEAAGADSDAEEVCPRERGAALSDAGKLDDDKISQVKKGAEQPGTGLAAKHSALPKTSSKQAGTIDSKKADICPWEVEDEPLAKREICPWEEPAAPLGKERPSQDMHGTSKGENKPGSGGLEDIKAKLAEMGGHRPEHRDTGIFAKLIRKSLENSKAESKKSQSVESIKEEVCPWESLGTEQPPEKPRAGSPALPKSPSRKSQSVESLKAEVCPWELESSDKAEICPWEVAAPPSSKEKSRQDKGALSIVSKSPSTSQGLCKEIGDSMSAKKEKASRDRESICPWESLGTEQPPEKPRAGSPALPKSPSKKSQSVESLKAEVCPWEAQEIEATDKAEICPWEVAAPPSDQQKAKQGPGGASKGTSVSGARQXLASPVRSLEKGSSEREAVCPWESLGTEQPPTKPRAGSPALPKSPSKKSQSVESLKAEVCPWEAQEIEATDKAEICPWEVAAPLLEKGAALGKVSLPPKKAGASKPPEKGSSKHEAICPWESLGTEELSLKTATGKEPSKKSDSTESRKSDICPWEAAEPTGSVKESFKPGVHPQGADTASLIGMGTSKPVAGASAASVTALLKKSKGRSDGEAEHKPLCRILPGIQPPRGPRAEPLPRGASTAPVAGSSPSPGTSIAEVCPWEAKDAPPASDKTSTDTRKTSEVCPWEVESMDPTPTLRGQGRAGASPHDGGRGGE; encoded by the exons ATGGGGCCGTGGCGGTGGCCGCTGCTCTGGTGCTTGCATGCGGTGCTGATCCACGGCACCATCCTCACGGGGGGCCAACGCCCGCAGGAGAGACCCCCCCGGCCAGCGGGATGGTCCCCAGCCCCATCGTCCTCCTGGGCACCCACGTCGGAGCCGGGAGCATCGGGGGACCCCGAGGGCTCGGCGGCGGTGCTGGCTTTCCTGCAGACGGGCGATGCGCAGCGGCTGGCCCGGGCCAACTGCAGCCGGGGTGTCGCGGCAGgggcgcccggccccgg cccccccggcGCTGCGTGCCGCCTGCGTGCCGCCCCCGAGGCGCTGGCCCACGCCGCCAACTTCCTCAACATGCTCTTCCAGACCAACGACATCCGCGAGGCCAGCGTGGCCGAGGACGTGGAGTGGTACCAGGCGCTGGTCCGCAGCCTGGCGGAGGGGCACCCATGGGTGCGCCGGGCGGTGCTCGCCCTCGACGCCCACCCGCTGGCCGCCAAGCCCCGTCTGATGCTGCAGGCCACCAAGGGGGACGGCGAGATCCTGCTGCAGGACGTCTCCGCCGCCGCTCCCAGCCTCGGCAACCTCAGCTGGGACAACGAGTGGTTCAACGCCCTCAGGTCCCAGCAGACCCCCCTCCTCCGCAAGCGCGTGCTCAGCAATGACCTGCGCAGCATGGAGACCCCCAAGTGGCAGCGGGGCGACAGCTACGTGGGGGAGCCGGGCCACGTGCGGTGGTCCCCGCCGTTCCTCGAGTGCCGGGATGGCAGGTTCCTGCCCGCCTGGGTGGTCACGCTCTCCTCCGCTTTCTACGGGCTCAAGCCAGACCTCAGCCCTGAGTTCAA GGGTGTCGTGCGGGTGGACATCGAGCTGCGGGAAGCGG ATGACCAGTGCGCCAGCGGGCCGGGCTGGTTCGCGGACACGCACCGCTGCGACCTCAACAGCACCCAG TGTGTCCCCCAGGAGAGCCGCGGCTTCGTCCTCGGGAGGTACCTGTGCCGCTGCAAGCCGGGCTTTTATGGGGTCAGCGGAGCCGCCAGCGGTGCCTGGGCAG GGAGCGTGGCGGGGGCGGACGGGGGGTCCCGGCTGGCATGCCGGCCCTGCCGCCAGGGATGCACCACCTGCGAGGACGATGCACCCTGCCTGATCCAGGAGGACCGGGCGCTGCGGGCAGCTGTCCTCTCCTGCCAGGCCTCCTGCATGCTGGCCGTCTTCCTCAGCATGCTCGTCTCCTACCACTTCCGACAGAGCAAG aggATCCGGGCGTCAGGAGTCATCCTCCTGGAGACGATCCTCTTCGGGTCCCTCCTCCTCTACTTCCCC GTGTTCATCCTGTACTTCAAGCCGAGCATCTTCCGCTGCATCGTCCTGCGCTGGGTGCGCATGCTCGGCTTCGCCATCGTCTACGGCACCATCACCCTCAAGCTGTACAG GGTGCTGAAGGTGTTCCTGTCCCGCACGGCCCAGCGGGTGCCTTACGTGTCGAGCGGGCGAGTGCTGAGGATGCTGGGGCTGATCCTGCTCCTGGTGCTGTGGTTCCTGGCGGCCTGGACCATCGGGATGCTGGAGAACGTCGACAAGAACATCCCCCTGGTGATCCGCACCCAGACCGCCCGCGGGCTCCACTTCTACATCTGCGGCCACGACCGCTGGGACTACATGATGGTGATCG CCGAAATGCTGTTCCTGCTGTGGGGCAGCTTCCTGTGCTACGCCACACGCACCGTGCCCTCCGCCTTCCACGAGCCCCGTTACATGGGCATCGCGCTCCACAACGAGCTCATGATCTCGGCCGCCTTCCACATAGTCAG GTTCATCATGGTCCCCTCGCTGCACCCTGACTGGaccctgctgctcttctttgcTCACACCCACGGCACTATCACCATGACCCTGGCGCTGCTTTTCATCCCGAAG TTCCTGCACGCCGGCTCGTCGCTGCGGGAGGAGATCGCAGCCGAGGTCTACGAGGACGAGCTGGACATGCGGCGCTCGGGCTCCTGCCTGAACAGCAGCATCGCGTCCGCCTGGAGCGAGCACAGTCTTGACCCCGATGACATTCGG GAGGAGCTGAAGAAGCTTTACGCGCAGCTGGAGATGCACAAGACGCGGAGGATGGCGGCCAACAACCCCCACCTCCCCAAGAAGCGCAGCTCCCGCCGCAGCCTGGGCCGCTCCATCGCGCGCCGCGTCGCCGAGCTGCCCGACGCCGTGGCACGCCAAAgcagcggcggggagcgggTGGACACCCCGGCACGCCGCGGATCCTCGGCCAAGCGGCTCCCTGACGCCGGCGGTGCCAGCCTGCGGATGCGGGATGACGGCTCCCGGCGCCGTGCCGCAGCCCTGCACAAGTCCCGCAGCACCGAGGGTCCCGCACAGGAGCCCCGGGAGGCTCACCCACCCCTGCCCCCCCGGGAGCCTGCGCCggggaggaagatgatggtGGCGACGGCCTCGGAGCAATCTGACAGCGAGTCCCTCGATGCCGCCCCACTCGTGTGCAAGTCGGCCAGCGCCCAGAACCTGGCAGGGCACGGgcagccccccctgcccctggcagCCCCCTTGCAGAAGTCGCTCAGCGCTGTCACCGTTGCACGGGAAGAGGCCCTGCTCGATGCCAGCCGAGCTGCGCCGGAGGAGTGGCACGCCAACCGGCACCCGTCCACCCCATCCTCGGAGCACCCCATGGGCCAGGGACCCCCCAAGGAAGCCGGGAAGCCCCAAAGCCCCGGTGCAGCTGATGCCCTCCCACCAGCCGGCTCCAGCCCCGCCGAGGGGTGCTCCCAGGAGGACATGTCCCCCCTGGGCGATGGCAAGGTGCAGAAACACGTCACCTACGTACCCATCAAGAGCATCAGCGTCGACAGCTCCCACCTCCCGGGGCGGGTGCGGGTGGCGGTGAGGAGGACCCCACCGCCACCCCCCATCCGCTACCAGAGCCTGGGGCAGCATGCTGTGCCGGCCGGGGACAGCCCGGAGCCAGCAGAGCCATCCCCGGCCCCCAGGCAA GCAGGAGAGCCGGAGGGAACAccagcagggacagcagaggAAGATCCGGGGTGTGTGTCCCCCCcggcagggaagggcaggcGGCTGACCACAGCCTCCATCCCGGCACAGGTCTGCCCCTGGGAGCTGGTCCAGGAGGAGATCCTGAGCTGGAAGCAAAAAGCTAACGAAGCAGCAGACTCGGGGACCCTCGGTGACACAGTGGCCACCCCCCCAG TCAAGCCATCCTCCCAGAAGGCCTCCCTCCGGGGCCTGGGACTCGCCATCGACTGCTCCAGGGGGAAGAGCATCctgaaggggaagagggagggcGAGGGGAGCCTCGGGAAGAGGGGGCACGAGCGGGaggggggcagcaggagggagaagctCAGCCTGGCAGAGACATCGGCCGCATCCCTCGGGGGGATCGGCCGAGACCCCGCTGCCAAAAGCCCCGAGTGGAGCAGGCAGAGGCCCGGCAGCGAGCCCACCTCCCGCCCGTGGCAGGGGGACACGGTCCCCTGCCAGCACAACAACAACAACGCCAGCACTACCTGGGAagctgcaggctggggggaCGGCAGGGCAGAAGGACAGCaggacagcccagccctggggacaggcgATGGTGAGAAACTGGCAGAGGAGCCCAGCGCTCCCGGGGGGATGCAGAT CGTTGGCCACCAAGAAGGAGCCAAACATCCTCGTGAAACCCCGGTGGTGGCCGGCAGCGGGAAAGCACAGATACATCCCTGGCAAGGGGCCGAGGCTCCCATGGCAGAGCCGGGGAAGGATGCTCCTGCAGCCATCGTGAGGCTGATCACACCGAAGGAAGGGGCGGCCAGGCCGGCTGAAGGGCTCGAGGGGGGCAGCGGGTCCATCCACCCCCAGGACCACACAGAGGTCGAGCAGCCACATGCAAAACCCATCGCGAGCAGCCCCTACCCATCCACTACCGGTGTGCGGAGAGGGGCTGCCGAGAAGCCAGGGGCTGAGGTTTGTCCCCGGGGAGCCCTGGGCATCCCAGCAGGAAGAGCAGCCTTGCTGCGCCAGGAGGCAATTGCTTCCCGGGAGGACAGGGGGATCCCACTGGGCGAGGAGAGCCCGGCCAAGGCGCTGGAGAAGGGGGGCAGCCAGCCCGAGCCCCTCAGTCCTGGGGGGGGCCAGGGCACCGAGAGAGTCCCCCCAAGGAGCCGGAGCACAGAGGTGGCCCCGGCTGCAATAGGGAAAGCTGGCAGGGCAGCGGGCGGGCAGGCAGAGGTCCGTCCTGGAGAAACCCCGGCAGATCCcagcattaaaacagaaatctgcccctgggaggaaagcaaaggcGAGCACTGGGGgccaggcagagccctggggaagGGCGGCAGCGAGGGGGATCCCAGCCACCCCAGGGAAGAGCCGGGCATGGAGAAACCACTAGCAAAAAccccagagctgctgaaagTGGCTTCGGAGAAAGCAGGCAGTGTGGAGGGCAGGCGGGCTGAGGTTTGTCCGTGGGAGatggaggaagggggaaggacCGTCAGAGCAGAAATCTGCCCCTGGGAGGCGGAGGGGGCTCAGCCGGAGCAagagaggcaggaaggagagaggaggcgGCTGGCCAAGTGGGTCAAGAGCATCAGACCAAAATCACTGGGTTTGCTGAGAGCGCAGGAGAGCGGGAGCAGCCTGCAAGtgcccagccagccctggggcagtGCCAGCAGCGAGGAGCCCCCACCAAAACCTGCTCCCAAAAGCTTGGAGCTTCCAGAAGTGACCTCGAGGAGCCCGGCGAGCACACGGGCTTCAGTTTGTCCCTGGGAAGCGGCGGGAGCTGACAGCGATGCAGAAGAAGTTTGCCCTCGGGAAAGGGGAGCAGCCTTATCCGATGCAGGAAAATTAGATGATGATAAAATTTCCCAAGTGAAGAAAG GTGCGGAGCAGCCCGGCACGGGGCTTGCAGCAAAACACTCAGCTCTGCCCAAAACATCATCCAAGCAAGCAGGAACCATCGATAGCAAAAAGGCCGACATTTGTCCGTGGGAAGTAGAGGATGAGCCGCTTGCTAAAAGAGAAATCTGCCCTTGGGAAGAGCCTGCAGCTCCATTGGGGAAGGAGAGACCGAGTCAGGACATGCATGGGACTTCCAAAGGGGAAAACAAGCCAGGATCTGGAGGACTTGAAGATATCAAAGCAAAGCTGGCAGAGATGGGTGGCCATCGGCCAGAGCACAGGGACACCGGGATCTTTGCAAAGCTCATTAGGAAAAGCCTGGAGAATTCAAAAGCCGAGTCCAAGAAATCCCAGAGCGTGGAGAGCATAAAGGAGGAGGTCTGTCCCTGGGAGAGCCTGGGCACAGAGCAGCCCCCAGAAAAACCCCGTGCCGGGAGCCCAGCGCTGCCCAAATCACCTTCAAGGAAATCCCAGAGCGTGGAGAGCCTGAAGGCAGAGGTCTGTCCTTGGGAGCTTGAATCCAGTGATAAAGCAGAAATCTGCCCCTGGGAGGTGGCTGCTCCACCATCAAGTAAAGAGAAATCAAGACAGGACAAAGGTGCTCTGTCCATAGTGAGCAAAAGCCCTTCTACAAGTCAAGGTCTCTGCAAAGAGATTGGAGACAGCATGTCTgcaaagaaggagaaagcaagcagagacCGTGAGTCCATCTGTCCCTGGGAGAGCCTGGGCACGGAGCAGCCCCCAGAAAAACCCCGTGCCGGGAGCCCAGCGCTGCCCAAATCGCCTTCAAAGAAATCCCAGAGCGTGGAGAGCCTGAAGGCAGAGGTCTGTCCTTGGGAGGCTCAGGAGATTGAAGCCACTGATAAAGCAGAAATCTGCCCCTGGGAGGTGGCTGCACCTCCCTCCGATcagcaaaaggcaaagcaggGTCCTGGGGGGGCTTCAAAGGGGACAAGCGTGTCAGGCGCCAGGC CACTAGCCAGCCCGGTGAGATCCCTGGAGAAGGGCAGCAGCGAGCGAGAGGCCGTCTGTCCCTGGGAGAGCCTGGGCACGGAGCAGCCCCCAACAAAACCCCGTGCCGGGAGCCCAGCATTGCCCAAATCACCTTCAAAGAAATCCCAGAGCGTGGAGAGCCTGAAGGCAGAGGTCTGTCCTTGGGAGGCTCAGGAGATTGAAGCCACTGATAAAGCAGAAATCTGCCCCTGGGAGGTGGCGGCACCTCTgctggagaaaggagcagcCCTGGGTAAGGTGAGCCTCCCACCAAAAAAAGCGGGTGCCTCCAAACCACCGGAGAAGGGGAGCAGCAAGCATGAGGCCATCTGCCCCTGGGAGAGCCTGGGCACGGAGGAGCTCTCCCTGAAAACTGCAACGGGGAAAGAGCCATCCAAGAAGTCCGACAGCACGGAGAGCAGGAAATCTGATATTTGcccctgggaagcagcagagcccaCCGGCTCGGTGAAGGAAAGCTTCAAACCAGGCGTGCACCCACAGGGAGCTGACACGGCATCCCTCATCGGGATGGGAACGTCAAAGCCGGTGGCAGGAGCCAGCGCTGCATCTGtaacagctctgctgaaaaaatCCAAGGGCAGATCTGACGGCGAGGCCGAGCACAAGCCCCTGTGCCGCATCCTGCCGGGCATCCAGCCCCCGCGGGgccccagggcagagccacTGCCTCGGGGAGCGAGCACAGCTCCCGTGgcgggcagcagccccagcccaggcacTAGCATAGCTGAGGTTTGTCCCTGGGAAGCCAAAGATGCTCCGCCAGCATCTGACAAGACCAGCACAGACACGAGGAAAACCTCCGAGGTGTGTCCGTGGGAGGTGGAGAGCATGGATCCCACCCCGACCCTCCGcgggcagggcagagccggggcGAGCCCCCACGATGGAGGCAGGGGGGGTGAGTGA